A part of Amycolatopsis camponoti genomic DNA contains:
- a CDS encoding jacalin-like lectin yields MFTAFAAAVLAASGLAVTAPTAHAAGGTFSVLSYNIAGLPEGISSAPTPRAPGTTAIGQRLGPYDLVHVQEDFNYHANLYAADAHPYRTPTSGGAGIGSGLNSLSALPVDELERVRWNSCQFDSGDCLTPKGFTFTRLRLAEGVYVDAYNIHTNAGTNDGDQASRAANLDQLTAYITTHSAGNAVVVMGDTNTRYTRAADTIRAFAAANGLTDAWVRLERGGVPPAAGSDPLLCNENAVTNACEIVDKVLYRGNKQISLDATYYNNEHTAFLDASGAMLSDHDPVTVRFGWTENPAFRLSDRFGGPHGTPFTDLDRVPAGGRATTLTLSAGTRVDRIGLTLADGTTSGHGGTGGTSRTYPLADGEYAVSAELCRGSYNGHTRIFSARLTTNRGGTLAGGTKTSDCTTATAPDGWQIAGFHGRAGDEVDQLGLIYTRR; encoded by the coding sequence GTGTTCACCGCCTTCGCGGCCGCCGTCCTCGCCGCGTCCGGGCTCGCCGTCACCGCTCCCACCGCCCACGCCGCCGGCGGCACCTTCAGCGTGCTGTCCTACAACATCGCCGGGCTGCCCGAGGGCATCTCCAGCGCCCCCACCCCGCGCGCACCCGGCACGACGGCCATCGGGCAGCGCCTCGGCCCGTACGACCTGGTGCACGTCCAAGAGGACTTCAACTACCACGCGAACCTGTACGCGGCCGACGCCCATCCGTACCGGACGCCGACCAGCGGCGGCGCCGGGATCGGGAGCGGCCTGAACAGCCTGTCCGCCCTGCCCGTCGACGAGCTGGAGCGAGTCCGCTGGAACTCGTGCCAGTTCGACTCGGGCGACTGCCTGACGCCGAAGGGCTTCACCTTCACCCGCCTCCGGCTCGCCGAAGGCGTCTACGTCGACGCGTACAACATCCACACGAACGCGGGCACGAACGACGGCGACCAGGCTTCGCGCGCCGCGAACCTCGACCAGCTCACCGCCTACATCACCACGCACTCGGCGGGCAACGCCGTCGTGGTCATGGGCGACACCAACACGCGCTACACCCGGGCCGCCGACACGATCCGGGCGTTCGCCGCCGCCAACGGGCTCACCGACGCGTGGGTCCGGCTCGAACGCGGCGGCGTCCCGCCCGCGGCGGGCAGCGATCCCCTGCTGTGCAACGAAAACGCGGTCACCAACGCGTGCGAGATCGTCGACAAGGTGCTCTACCGCGGGAACAAGCAGATCTCCCTCGACGCGACCTACTACAACAACGAGCACACCGCGTTCCTCGACGCGTCCGGGGCGATGCTGTCGGACCACGACCCGGTGACCGTGCGGTTCGGCTGGACGGAAAACCCGGCGTTCCGCCTGAGCGACCGCTTCGGCGGCCCGCACGGCACGCCGTTCACCGACCTGGACCGGGTGCCGGCGGGCGGCCGCGCGACGACCTTGACGCTGAGCGCGGGCACCCGGGTCGACCGGATCGGCCTGACCCTGGCCGACGGCACGACGTCCGGTCACGGCGGCACCGGCGGCACCTCGCGGACCTACCCGCTGGCCGACGGCGAGTACGCGGTCTCGGCGGAACTGTGCCGAGGCAGCTACAACGGCCACACCCGGATCTTCTCCGCCCGCCTCACCACCAACCGCGGCGGCACGCTCGCCGGCGGCACGAAGACGTCGGACTGCACGACCGCCACCGCACCGGACGGCTGGCAGATCGCCGGCTTCCACGGCCGCGCGGGTGACGAAGTGGATCAGCTGGGGCTGATCTACACGCGGCGCTGA
- a CDS encoding DUF6010 family protein codes for MMAVLAPILIGLLYVVLSSLIPEPHRRKVNAVLVGGAGAAYLSGGALGPWELVFCAVMTYVAFRGLDSWTFIGVGWLLHTAWDVVHHLKGQPILPFAHDSSFGCAFCDPVIAIWCFTGGRPVTGWFRRVGAPEPRVPGRT; via the coding sequence ATGATGGCCGTGCTCGCGCCGATCCTGATCGGCCTCCTCTACGTCGTGCTCAGCTCCCTGATCCCCGAGCCCCACCGCCGGAAGGTCAACGCCGTCCTGGTCGGCGGCGCGGGCGCGGCCTACCTCTCCGGCGGCGCGCTCGGGCCGTGGGAGCTGGTGTTCTGCGCGGTGATGACCTACGTCGCGTTCCGCGGGCTCGACTCGTGGACGTTCATCGGTGTCGGCTGGCTGCTGCACACCGCCTGGGACGTAGTCCACCACCTGAAGGGCCAGCCGATCCTGCCGTTCGCGCACGACTCGTCGTTCGGCTGCGCGTTCTGCGACCCGGTGATCGCGATCTGGTGCTTCACCGGCGGCCGGCCGGTCACCGGGTGGTTCCGGCGGGTTGGCGCGCCGGAGCCGCGGGTACCCGGCCGGACATGA
- a CDS encoding TetR/AcrR family transcriptional regulator, which produces MNVKAARASATRESILVTAERLFAEHGVQVVSNRHISEAAGQGNNAAVNYHFGTKVDLVRAIVRKHAEPMERLRAELVEATVAGDAGAGLREWVACLVRPSTTYLRELGAPTWFARFSAQVMTDPALRAIIAEESLSSPALARAVEGLNRCLAGLPADVRAERSDMARQLMIHMTAERERALAEGTPTPRATWDDAGTGLIDAVTGLFLAPVTPA; this is translated from the coding sequence ATGAACGTGAAGGCGGCCCGCGCGAGTGCGACGCGGGAAAGCATCCTGGTGACGGCGGAGCGGCTCTTCGCCGAGCACGGGGTGCAGGTGGTGTCCAACCGGCACATCAGCGAGGCCGCCGGGCAGGGCAACAACGCCGCCGTCAACTACCACTTCGGCACGAAGGTGGACCTGGTCCGCGCGATCGTCCGCAAGCACGCCGAGCCGATGGAGCGGCTGCGCGCCGAGCTGGTCGAGGCCACCGTTGCCGGCGATGCCGGCGCCGGCCTGCGCGAATGGGTGGCTTGCCTGGTCCGCCCGAGCACGACGTACCTGCGCGAGCTGGGTGCGCCGACGTGGTTCGCCCGGTTCAGCGCCCAGGTGATGACCGACCCGGCCCTGCGGGCGATCATCGCGGAGGAGTCCCTGTCGTCCCCGGCTCTCGCCCGCGCGGTCGAGGGGCTCAACCGCTGCTTGGCGGGGCTGCCCGCGGACGTGCGCGCCGAGCGGAGCGACATGGCCCGGCAGCTGATGATCCACATGACGGCGGAGCGCGAGCGGGCGCTGGCCGAGGGCACGCCGACCCCGCGCGCGACCTGGGACGACGCGGGGACGGGCCTGATCGACGCGGTCACCGGGCTGTTCTTGGCTCCGGTCACGCCGGCCTGA
- a CDS encoding M20 family metallopeptidase codes for MIDDIETLVRCESPSDDHDAVARSAETVAELGRRLLGIDPERLVTDGCTHLRWRFGDGPPRVLLLGHHDTVWPLGSLRTHPFEVRDGVLRGPGCFDMKAGVVMALHAAAALPDRDGLSILITGDEEIGSPLSRPLIEDEAETCDAVFVLEASADGGALKTRRKGVSRYWIEVEGRAAHAGLEPEKGVNAGIEVAHQILAVAALADPDRGTTVVPTALTAGTTTNTVPAKARVAVDVRVWDVAEQDRVDRAVRSLTPVDENARIHIAGGINRPPLDAKASSELFALAQKLAAGPLAEAAVGGASDGNFTAGLGIPTLDGLGAVGGGAHADDEHVLVAELPGRTELLRKLTETVLAQRSSSAPTNARGESGAGQR; via the coding sequence GTGATCGACGACATCGAGACGCTCGTCCGCTGCGAGTCGCCGTCGGACGACCACGACGCCGTCGCGCGCAGTGCCGAAACCGTCGCCGAGCTCGGCCGCCGCCTGCTCGGGATCGACCCCGAACGTCTCGTCACCGACGGCTGCACCCACCTGCGCTGGCGGTTCGGCGACGGCCCGCCGCGCGTCCTGCTGCTCGGCCACCACGATACCGTGTGGCCGCTGGGTTCCCTGCGCACGCACCCTTTCGAAGTCCGCGACGGCGTCCTGCGCGGACCCGGCTGCTTCGACATGAAGGCCGGCGTCGTGATGGCCCTGCACGCCGCCGCGGCACTGCCGGACCGCGACGGCCTCTCGATCCTCATCACCGGCGACGAGGAGATCGGCTCGCCGCTGTCGCGGCCCCTGATCGAGGACGAGGCCGAGACCTGCGACGCGGTCTTCGTCCTCGAAGCCTCGGCCGACGGCGGCGCGCTGAAGACCCGCCGCAAAGGTGTTTCCCGGTACTGGATCGAGGTCGAGGGCCGCGCCGCGCACGCCGGGCTCGAACCCGAAAAGGGCGTGAACGCGGGGATCGAGGTCGCCCACCAGATCCTCGCGGTGGCCGCGCTCGCCGACCCGGACCGGGGGACCACGGTCGTCCCGACCGCGCTGACCGCGGGCACGACGACCAACACCGTGCCCGCGAAGGCCAGGGTCGCCGTCGACGTCCGCGTGTGGGACGTCGCCGAACAGGACCGCGTCGACCGGGCCGTCCGAAGCCTGACACCGGTCGACGAAAACGCGCGGATCCACATCGCCGGCGGCATCAACCGGCCGCCGCTCGACGCGAAAGCTTCGTCGGAACTGTTCGCGCTGGCCCAAAAGCTTGCGGCGGGACCCCTTGCCGAGGCGGCGGTCGGCGGTGCGTCCGACGGCAACTTCACGGCGGGACTGGGCATCCCGACGCTCGACGGCCTCGGCGCCGTCGGTGGCGGCGCCCACGCCGACGACGAACACGTCCTCGTCGCCGAACTGCCCGGGCGCACCGAACTGCTCCGGAAACTCACCGAAACCGTGCTGGCGCAACGGAGTTCGTCCGCCCCGACGAACGCGCGGGGCGAATCCGGTGCGGGACAACGGTGA
- a CDS encoding GNAT family N-acetyltransferase translates to MTEVVTNTAPPLRDEAAAAATAAATASGVQVRTLAEVADLTAVTRLFESIWRPAPGNQPVTSELLRAMVSAGNYVGGAFDGPDLLGACFGFFGGPAKGGLHSHIAGVATAGHGRGIGFALKLHQRAWALSQDVPVISWTFDPLVRRNAHFNLTKLAALPEQYLPDFYGPMNDGINGAGDTDRLMAVWDLSSPAVRAAAEGKPARFDAATLRARGAAVALAAGSDGGPVTGPADAPVVLVGVPPDIEALRRADPGRGRAWRVALREVLGGLLAGGASVIGFDRAGWYVVSKEQT, encoded by the coding sequence GTGACAGAAGTCGTGACGAACACAGCCCCGCCGCTGCGGGACGAGGCGGCCGCCGCGGCGACCGCCGCCGCCACGGCCTCGGGGGTCCAGGTCCGGACCCTGGCCGAGGTCGCCGACCTGACCGCCGTGACCCGCCTCTTCGAGTCGATCTGGCGCCCGGCCCCCGGCAACCAGCCCGTGACGTCCGAACTGTTGCGCGCCATGGTTTCGGCGGGCAACTACGTCGGGGGCGCGTTCGACGGGCCCGACCTCCTCGGCGCCTGCTTCGGGTTCTTCGGCGGTCCCGCGAAGGGGGGACTGCACAGCCACATCGCCGGGGTCGCCACCGCGGGACACGGCCGCGGCATCGGCTTCGCGCTCAAGCTGCACCAGCGCGCGTGGGCGCTCAGCCAGGACGTCCCGGTGATCTCGTGGACGTTCGACCCGCTGGTGCGGCGCAACGCCCACTTCAACCTGACCAAGCTCGCCGCCCTTCCGGAGCAGTACCTGCCCGACTTCTACGGGCCGATGAACGACGGCATCAACGGCGCCGGCGACACCGACCGGCTGATGGCCGTCTGGGACCTCTCGAGCCCGGCCGTGCGTGCGGCCGCCGAGGGCAAGCCGGCCCGGTTCGACGCGGCCACGCTGCGAGCCCGGGGTGCCGCGGTCGCGCTGGCGGCCGGTTCCGACGGCGGCCCGGTCACCGGCCCCGCCGACGCGCCGGTCGTGCTCGTCGGCGTGCCGCCGGACATCGAGGCGCTCCGGCGCGCCGACCCCGGCCGGGGCCGGGCGTGGCGGGTCGCGTTGCGGGAGGTGCTCGGCGGCCTGCTGGCCGGCGGCGCCTCGGTCATCGGATTCGATCGTGCCGGCTGGTACGTGGTCTCGAAGGAGCAGACGTGA
- the menC gene encoding o-succinylbenzoate synthase — MKLTGVELLRVRMPLVAPFRTSFGTQAERELLLLRAVTSDGEGWGECGAMVDPLYSSEYVDGVEHVLRTFLVPTLLAAGDLTANKVAPLLVRFKGHRMAKAALEMAVLDAELRAHGVSFGTALGSTRDSVPCGVSVGIMDTVPKLLDVVGGYLDAGYLRIKLKIEPGWDVEPVRAVRERFGGDILLQVDANTAYTLSDVPQLQRLDPFELLLIEQPLEEEDVLGHAELAKHIRTPICLDESVVSARSAADAIKLGACRIVNIKPSRVGGYLEARRVHDVCAAHGVPVWCGGMIETGLGRAANVALASLPGFTLPGDTSASDRFYTEDITEPFVLEDGRLPVPSGPGLGVTPIPERLAEVTTAQAWLTS; from the coding sequence GTGAAACTCACCGGGGTCGAACTCCTGCGCGTCCGGATGCCCCTGGTCGCGCCGTTCCGGACGTCGTTCGGCACGCAGGCCGAACGCGAGCTGCTGCTCCTGCGCGCGGTGACGTCCGATGGTGAGGGCTGGGGCGAGTGCGGGGCGATGGTCGACCCGCTCTACTCCTCCGAGTACGTCGACGGCGTCGAACACGTCCTGCGGACCTTCCTCGTGCCCACGCTGCTGGCGGCCGGCGACCTCACCGCGAACAAGGTCGCGCCGCTGCTGGTGAGGTTCAAGGGCCACCGGATGGCCAAGGCCGCACTGGAGATGGCGGTGCTCGACGCGGAGCTGCGCGCTCACGGCGTTTCGTTCGGCACGGCGCTGGGCTCCACCCGGGACTCGGTGCCGTGCGGGGTGTCGGTCGGCATCATGGACACCGTCCCGAAGCTCCTGGACGTCGTCGGCGGCTACCTCGACGCCGGCTACCTGCGGATCAAGCTCAAGATCGAGCCCGGCTGGGACGTCGAGCCGGTGCGCGCGGTCCGCGAGCGCTTCGGCGGCGACATCCTGCTGCAGGTCGACGCGAACACCGCGTACACGCTTTCGGACGTGCCGCAGCTGCAGCGGCTCGACCCCTTCGAGCTGCTGCTGATCGAGCAGCCCCTCGAAGAGGAGGACGTGCTCGGCCACGCCGAGCTGGCCAAGCACATCCGGACGCCGATCTGCCTGGACGAGTCCGTCGTCTCCGCCCGTTCGGCGGCCGACGCGATCAAGCTCGGCGCGTGCCGGATCGTCAACATCAAGCCGAGCCGCGTCGGCGGTTACCTGGAGGCGCGGCGGGTGCACGACGTCTGCGCCGCGCACGGCGTCCCGGTGTGGTGCGGCGGGATGATCGAGACCGGGCTGGGCCGGGCGGCCAACGTCGCCCTCGCGTCGTTGCCCGGGTTCACGCTGCCGGGCGACACGTCGGCGTCGGACCGGTTCTACACCGAGGACATCACCGAGCCGTTCGTGCTCGAAGACGGCCGGCTGCCGGTGCCGTCGGGTCCCGGTCTCGGCGTCACGCCGATCCCGGAGCGGCTGGCCGAAGTGACCACCGCCCAGGCTTGGCTGACGTCATGA
- a CDS encoding serine hydrolase domain-containing protein → MSKLTELAAWLETRLPAVLAEHHVPGASVAVYAGGEIIDHAAGVLNTGTGVEADVDSLFQIGSITKIWTTTLAMQLVDEGVLELDEPVRKYLPEFVLGDDDAAARITVRQLLCHTAGFEGDIFTDTGRGDDCVEKYVATLGDVPQLFAPGEMFSYNNAAFCVLGRVVEVLRDKAYNDCLAEHLFAPLGLTHAAASPYEAIRFRAALGHLTSEPGADPEPAGVWALAASNAPAGSMLAMRPRDLVTFAGMHLRDGEGPDGTRVLSAASARAMRERQVELPDLGLMGRAWGLGWSLFDDDGGIVGHDGGTIGQASFLRLAPGHDVAVALLTNGGDPVAVYTEVVGHLMKELTGIELAAPPVPDSDSPRIDATRYVGEYSSSVADIVVSQDDDGRVWVERVPKGIFAELAKPEKTELVAMNGDTLILAEPMQGMYLPHAFVGDDGTGRALYLHTGRADRRVDA, encoded by the coding sequence ATGTCGAAACTCACCGAACTCGCCGCCTGGCTCGAAACGCGGCTGCCCGCCGTCCTGGCCGAGCACCACGTGCCCGGCGCGTCCGTGGCCGTGTACGCCGGCGGCGAGATCATCGACCACGCGGCCGGCGTGCTCAACACGGGCACCGGTGTCGAGGCGGACGTGGACTCGCTGTTCCAGATCGGGTCCATCACCAAGATCTGGACGACGACGCTGGCGATGCAGCTCGTCGACGAAGGCGTCCTCGAGCTCGACGAGCCCGTGCGCAAGTACCTGCCGGAGTTCGTGCTGGGCGACGACGACGCGGCCGCGCGGATCACCGTCCGGCAGCTCCTGTGCCACACCGCCGGCTTCGAGGGCGACATCTTCACCGACACCGGCCGCGGCGACGACTGCGTCGAGAAGTACGTCGCCACCCTCGGCGACGTGCCGCAGCTGTTCGCCCCCGGCGAGATGTTCTCCTACAACAACGCCGCGTTCTGCGTGCTCGGCCGCGTCGTGGAAGTGCTGCGGGACAAGGCCTACAACGACTGCCTGGCCGAGCACCTGTTCGCCCCCTTGGGACTGACGCACGCCGCGGCGAGCCCGTACGAGGCGATCCGCTTCCGGGCCGCGCTGGGGCACCTCACGTCCGAGCCCGGCGCCGACCCGGAACCCGCCGGCGTGTGGGCGCTGGCGGCGTCCAACGCCCCGGCCGGCTCGATGCTCGCCATGCGGCCGCGCGACCTCGTGACGTTCGCCGGCATGCACCTGCGCGACGGCGAAGGCCCGGACGGCACCCGCGTGCTCAGTGCTGCCAGTGCCCGCGCCATGCGGGAGCGCCAGGTGGAGCTGCCCGACCTCGGCCTGATGGGCCGGGCGTGGGGCCTCGGCTGGTCGCTGTTCGACGACGACGGCGGGATCGTCGGCCACGACGGCGGCACGATCGGCCAGGCCTCCTTCCTGCGCCTCGCGCCCGGGCACGACGTCGCCGTCGCGCTGCTGACCAACGGCGGCGACCCGGTCGCCGTCTACACCGAGGTCGTCGGCCACCTCATGAAGGAGCTGACCGGCATCGAGCTGGCCGCGCCGCCGGTGCCGGATTCGGACTCGCCGCGCATCGACGCCACGCGGTACGTCGGCGAGTACTCGTCGTCCGTCGCGGACATCGTGGTCAGCCAGGACGACGACGGCCGCGTCTGGGTCGAGCGCGTCCCGAAGGGCATTTTCGCGGAGCTGGCCAAGCCCGAGAAGACCGAGCTGGTCGCGATGAACGGCGACACGCTGATCCTGGCCGAGCCGATGCAGGGGATGTACCTGCCGCACGCCTTCGTCGGCGACGACGGCACCGGCCGGGCGCTGTACCTGCACACCGGACGCGCCGATCGGCGGGTGGACGCGTGA
- a CDS encoding serine hydrolase — MSPVEAAIADVFAAAGARGFLHAREIGGGPEVAVGADDPVVLASVFKIPVAVAYAREVVAGRLDETGRTRVGKRYRIGGIGTAGCADDVEMSWRDLALVMLTMSDNAATDVLYHRVGREAVDRVLGDLDLSRTRLIGCCEDLFASVLADLGAAEDADLDAVFAAATPEQLGKLAVLDPERTSASTPREITTLLDAIWTGRAAEPAACERVRSMMARQIWPHRLSSGFPSDVAVAAKTGTLPAVRNEAGVVSYPDGRRFAVAVFTRADSLAERQPAVDAAIGKAARLAVDHLRKETP; from the coding sequence GTGAGTCCGGTCGAGGCGGCGATCGCCGACGTCTTCGCCGCGGCCGGCGCGCGGGGTTTCCTGCACGCGCGGGAGATCGGCGGCGGACCGGAGGTCGCGGTCGGCGCGGACGACCCGGTGGTGCTCGCGTCGGTGTTCAAGATCCCGGTCGCCGTCGCCTACGCCCGCGAGGTCGTCGCCGGACGCCTCGACGAAACCGGGCGGACCCGCGTCGGGAAGCGCTACCGCATCGGCGGGATCGGCACCGCGGGCTGCGCGGACGACGTCGAGATGAGCTGGCGCGACCTCGCGCTGGTCATGCTGACCATGAGCGACAACGCGGCCACGGACGTCCTCTACCACCGCGTCGGCCGGGAAGCGGTCGACCGCGTGCTCGGCGATCTCGACCTGAGCCGGACCCGGCTGATCGGCTGCTGCGAAGACCTCTTCGCCTCGGTGCTCGCCGATCTCGGTGCCGCCGAGGACGCCGACCTCGACGCCGTGTTCGCCGCCGCGACCCCCGAGCAGCTGGGGAAGCTCGCCGTACTCGACCCCGAACGCACGTCGGCGTCCACGCCCCGGGAGATCACCACCCTGCTCGACGCGATCTGGACCGGCCGCGCCGCCGAACCGGCGGCGTGCGAACGGGTGCGCTCGATGATGGCGCGCCAGATCTGGCCGCACCGGCTCTCGTCCGGCTTCCCCTCGGACGTCGCCGTCGCGGCCAAGACCGGCACCCTGCCCGCGGTGCGCAACGAAGCGGGCGTCGTGTCCTACCCGGACGGACGCCGGTTCGCCGTCGCCGTCTTCACCCGCGCGGACTCCCTCGCCGAGCGGCAACCCGCCGTCGACGCCGCGATCGGCAAAGCCGCCCGGCTCGCCGTGGATCACCTCCGGAAGGAAACCCCATGA
- a CDS encoding ABC transporter substrate-binding protein, translating to MTKTRTAAVLLGVVALAATACGGSGGSTGSGDGTPVDGKTFSFGVGSDPGSLDPHMTVLSVAIQVDRFLYDTLLNLDGDGKAVAGLAAKWEASTTTASFTLRPGLTCADGSPLTAADVAANINFIGDPANKSPIAGLYIAPGTKATADAAGTISVTSGKPDAFLARNVGGVPIVCAKGLADRKLLAKGEAGTGMFSVTEAVPNDHYTFTRRKDYTWGPGDWKAGTGLPEKVTIRVIPNTTTATNLLLSGELNAAAINGPDRQRLEGRKLFHADYTAPMGEVFYNQATGRPGQDEAVRKALTQALDLPQLGKVLTAGAGKPSQGMITNEPRVCPGNTVEGNLPAHDPAAAAAALDAAGWKAGPDGVRAKDGKKLALTVLYGTQLGPTMAPTAELAQQTWKSLGADVTLKGVDSPGLSQVLFGTGEWEVSLAPVGFSLPSQLVPFVSGPAAPDGTNFAHISNPGYDQGAQQAASKSGDASCADWTAAESALVKRVDAVPYFDSVVPIYGSGAKFELSQGSVTPSSIRMYAK from the coding sequence ATGACCAAGACACGGACCGCGGCGGTCCTGCTCGGGGTCGTCGCCCTCGCCGCGACCGCCTGCGGGGGCTCGGGCGGCAGCACCGGCAGCGGCGACGGAACTCCGGTCGACGGCAAGACGTTCAGCTTCGGCGTCGGCTCCGACCCGGGCAGCCTCGACCCGCACATGACCGTGCTGTCGGTGGCCATCCAGGTCGACCGGTTCCTCTACGACACGCTGCTGAACCTCGACGGCGACGGCAAGGCGGTCGCCGGGCTGGCCGCCAAGTGGGAGGCGTCGACGACGACCGCGTCCTTCACCCTCCGGCCGGGCCTCACCTGCGCCGACGGCAGCCCGCTCACCGCCGCGGACGTCGCGGCCAACATCAACTTCATCGGCGACCCGGCGAACAAGTCGCCCATCGCCGGGCTCTACATCGCGCCGGGCACCAAGGCGACCGCGGACGCGGCCGGCACGATCTCGGTCACCAGCGGAAAACCGGACGCGTTCCTGGCCCGCAACGTCGGCGGGGTGCCGATCGTCTGCGCCAAGGGGCTCGCGGACCGCAAGCTGCTCGCCAAGGGCGAGGCCGGCACCGGGATGTTCAGCGTCACCGAGGCCGTGCCCAACGACCACTACACGTTCACCCGCCGCAAGGACTACACGTGGGGCCCCGGTGACTGGAAGGCCGGCACGGGCCTGCCGGAGAAGGTCACCATCCGCGTGATCCCGAACACCACGACCGCGACGAACCTCCTGCTGTCGGGCGAGCTCAACGCGGCCGCGATCAACGGGCCGGACCGGCAGCGCCTGGAGGGGCGCAAGCTCTTCCACGCCGACTACACCGCGCCGATGGGCGAGGTCTTCTACAACCAGGCGACCGGGCGGCCAGGGCAGGACGAGGCCGTCCGCAAGGCGCTCACCCAGGCGCTCGACCTGCCCCAGCTCGGCAAGGTGCTGACCGCGGGCGCCGGCAAGCCGTCGCAGGGCATGATCACCAACGAGCCGAGGGTCTGTCCGGGCAACACCGTCGAAGGCAACCTTCCCGCGCACGACCCGGCCGCGGCGGCGGCCGCGCTGGACGCGGCGGGCTGGAAGGCGGGCCCGGACGGCGTGCGCGCGAAGGACGGCAAGAAGCTCGCCCTCACCGTCCTCTACGGCACCCAGCTCGGCCCGACGATGGCGCCGACCGCGGAGCTCGCGCAGCAGACGTGGAAGTCCCTCGGCGCCGACGTGACGCTCAAGGGGGTCGACAGCCCCGGCCTCAGCCAGGTCCTGTTCGGCACCGGCGAGTGGGAGGTCTCCCTCGCCCCGGTCGGGTTCTCGCTGCCGAGCCAGCTCGTGCCGTTCGTCTCCGGTCCGGCCGCGCCCGACGGCACGAACTTCGCCCACATCAGCAACCCCGGCTACGACCAGGGCGCGCAGCAGGCGGCGTCGAAGTCCGGCGACGCCAGCTGCGCGGACTGGACCGCGGCGGAGTCCGCGCTGGTCAAGCGGGTGGACGCGGTGCCCTACTTCGACTCCGTCGTGCCGATCTACGGCAGCGGCGCGAAGTTCGAGCTCAGCCAGGGCAGCGTGACCCCGTCCTCGATCCGGATGTACGCGAAATGA